In Cryptomeria japonica chromosome 10, Sugi_1.0, whole genome shotgun sequence, a genomic segment contains:
- the LOC131076859 gene encoding linamarin synthase 1-like: MKVILGVLGNSKDQSNSEYDLRINFLSFRVSFKIGLLGTSRMIVCVLHVFYRTVVEDFTFCCINAEDERCLGWLDAQQVGSVIYVSFGRTSLKSNQQQEEIALGLESSQQPFLWVLRMDIAQGKPVVLPHGFLERIGDRGLIVGWAPQVKVLSHASVGAFLTHSGWNSVIENIGFRIPMLGWPYFADQFLNCRFVNDVWKTGMDFKGVDVDEYRLVSREEVENGVRRIMECEEAR; the protein is encoded by the exons ATGAAGGTGATATTGGGTGTTCTGGGCAATTCTAAAGACCAGTCAAATTCAGAATATGATTTGCGTATCAACTTTCTtagttttagggtttctttcaagatTGGGTTATTGGGTACTAGCAGGATGATAGTATGTGTTCTGCATGTCTTTTACAGGACTGTTGTTGAAGATTTTACTTTCTg TTGTATTAATGCAGAGGACGAGAGGTGTCTGGGATGGCTGGACGCGCAGCAGGTGGGTTCTGTGATATATGTTTCTTTTGGGAGAACCTCCCTCAAATCGAACCAACAGCAGGAAGAGATTGCTCTGGGGTTGGAGAGCAGCCAGCAGCCTTTTCTGTGGGTCTTGCGAATGGATATTGCACAAGGGAAGCCTGTCGTTTTGCCACATGGATTTTTAGAACGGATAGGAGATAGAGGGCTGATTGTGGGATGGGCGCCGCAGGTGAAGGTGTTGTCCCACGCTTCCGTTGGAGCGTTTCTTACGCATAGCGGATGGAACTCCGTGATAGAGAATATCGGCTTCAGAATTCCTATGCTGGGATGGCCATATTTTGCGGATCAGTTTCTCAATTGCAGATTTGTCAACGATGTGTGGAAGACTGGGATGGACTTTAAGGGTGTGGATGTTGACGAGTATAGGTTGGTTTCGAGAGAAGAGGTTGAGAATGGGGTGAGGAGGATTATGGAATGTGAAGAGGCTAGGTAA
- the LOC131076860 gene encoding 7-deoxyloganetin glucosyltransferase-like produces the protein MAKSLHAVMVPYPAFQGCINPFIHLAHLLSARGFFITFVDTEGSHRRMLDARGHHANHKAPDWFRFLILPDGFAKEDEGRFDSAVLEQHLVASLSENVPPITCIITESFVHCTHQVAVNLRVPRVVFWTFCAAASITQFKAELLLSRGYIPVKLGEAKRPENVITCLPGNLPPLLPTDLISFYRVDNLVKSLVYHSKLQNKGDYVLVNTVEDLEGREAVEALSINGCPAVAVGPLFLPDFLAHRDVVQSGSMFAEDKRCVGWLDAQQVGSVIYVSFGSTSLKSNQQLEEIALGLESSQKPFLWVLRKDIAQGKPVVLPHGFLERIGDRGLIVGWAPQVKVLSHPSIGAFLTHGGWNSVIESISFGIPMLGWPYFADQFVNCRFVKNVWKIGMDFQGVDVDEHRLVSREEVENGVRRIMECEEARQRVLKLKEVTVKAVSPDGSSFLNLNKFIQDITRIAKSVKG, from the exons ATGGCCAAGTCGCTGCACGCAGTCATGGTGCCATACCCTGCATTTCAAGGATGTATCAATCCTTTCATCCATTTGGCGCACTTACTCTCTGCAAGGGGATTTTTCATTACCTTCGTTGATACGGAAGGGAGCCACCGGCGCATGTTAGATGCTCGGGGACATCATGCTAATCACAAAGCGCCCGACTGGTTTCGGTTTTTGATCCTCCCGGATGGTTTTGCGAAAGAGGACGAAGGCCGCTTCGATTCTGCTGTTTTGGAGCAGCATCTCGTTGCTAGCCTCTCAGAGAACGTCCCTCCCATCACATGTATTATCACTGAAAGCTTCGTGCATTGCACGCACCAGGTAGCCGTCAATCTCCGAGTACCCAGAGTTGTTTTCTGGACTTTTTGCGCGGCTGCATCTATTACGCAGTTTAAAGCCGAGTTGCTTCTCTCCCGGGGATATATCCCTGTGAAAT TGGGAGAAGCGAAGAGGCCGGAAAATGTGATCACTTGTTTGCCCGGTAATCTCCCACCTCTATTGCCGACCGATCTCATCTCCTTCTACCGCGTCGATAATTTAGTCAAAAGTCTTGTCTATCACAGTAAATTGCAAAACAAAGGAGATTACGTGCTGGTGAACACGGTGGAGGATTTGGAAGGGAGGGAAGCAGTAGAAGCACTGTCTATAAACGGCTGTCCTGCTGTGGCTGTGGGTCCTCTCTTTCTGCCAGATTTTTTGGCTCACAGAGATGTCGTACAGTCGGGCAGTATGTTTGCAGAGGACAAGAGGTGTGTGGGATGGCTGGATGCGCAGCAGGTGGGTTCAGTGATATATGTATCTTTTGGGAGCACCTCCCTCAAATCGAACCAACAGCTGGAAGAAATTGCTCTGGGCTTGGAGAGCAGCCAGAAGCCTTTTCTGTGGGTCTTGCGAAAGGATATTGCACAAGGGAAGCCTGTAGTTTTGCCGCATGGGTTTTTAGAACGGATAGGAGATAGAGGGCTGATTGTGGGATGGGCGCCGCAGGTGAAGGTGCTATCCCACCCTTCCATTGGAGCATTTCTTACCCACGGCGGATGGAACTCCGTGATAGAGAGTATCAGCTTCGGAATTCCTATGCTGGGATGGCCATATTTTGCAGATCAGTTTGTCAATTGCAGATTTGTCAAAAATGTGTGGAAGATTGGGATGGACTTTCAGGGTGTGGATGTTGACGAACATAGGTTGGTTTCGAGAGAAGAGGTTGAGAATGGGGTGAGGAGGATTATGGAATGTGAGGAGGCTAGGCAAAGGGTGTTGAAATTGAAGGAGGTAACAGTTAAAGCAGTTAGCCCAGATGGTTCTTCCTTTCTCAACTTGAACAAGTTTATTCAGGACATTACTCGAATTGCCAAATCTGTTAAGGGTTAA